The Paenibacillus sp. FSL R7-0204 genome includes a region encoding these proteins:
- a CDS encoding helix-turn-helix transcriptional regulator, producing MSKSKRLLDLMMTVNRKRKFTVRELADEFHVSSRTILRDLQELGELGVPLYSEVGPHGGYQVLSERILPPIAFMEEEAVAIFFASHALRHYKYLPFKEESLSALHKFYNYMSGDVRDRIDEMKNRIDFLTPARQAEFPYLPQLLEAATGQKVLLIDYQSKGRRQQRWIQPVGIYASNGLWYCPAYCFLRGGIRIFRCDRIQSAGYDEAGPAALDLRHIHLDNTEEYGSPPPQQAEPILIRLYVDLGSEGVQACEGEVWSPVLLHIRADGTGWLEGEIPGSDLGFFARFVIGLCSEATVQEPPELVAEVRRTLADMLKKYS from the coding sequence GTGTCGAAATCCAAAAGGCTGCTGGACCTGATGATGACCGTCAACCGCAAGCGCAAATTTACTGTCAGGGAGCTGGCTGACGAATTCCATGTTTCTTCACGCACAATCCTCAGGGATTTGCAGGAGCTGGGGGAGCTGGGCGTACCGCTCTATTCCGAAGTGGGGCCGCATGGAGGGTATCAGGTGCTAAGCGAGAGAATCCTGCCGCCGATTGCGTTCATGGAGGAAGAGGCGGTGGCGATTTTTTTTGCCAGCCATGCCCTGCGCCATTATAAATATCTTCCCTTCAAGGAAGAATCCTTATCCGCCCTGCACAAGTTCTACAACTACATGTCTGGCGATGTCCGCGACCGGATTGACGAGATGAAGAACAGAATTGATTTCCTGACCCCGGCGCGGCAGGCGGAATTCCCTTATCTGCCCCAACTGCTGGAAGCGGCCACCGGGCAAAAAGTGCTGCTGATCGATTACCAGTCGAAGGGCCGCCGGCAGCAAAGGTGGATTCAGCCCGTCGGCATCTATGCCAGTAACGGCCTGTGGTATTGTCCGGCGTATTGCTTCCTGCGGGGCGGCATCCGTATCTTCCGCTGTGACCGGATTCAGTCAGCCGGGTATGATGAAGCGGGACCGGCCGCGCTTGATCTGCGTCATATCCACTTGGACAATACGGAGGAATACGGCAGCCCGCCGCCGCAGCAGGCGGAACCGATCCTTATCCGGCTATACGTGGATCTGGGGAGTGAGGGGGTTCAGGCCTGCGAAGGGGAGGTATGGTCCCCGGTGCTGCTGCATATCCGTGCCGACGGCACAGGCTGGCTGGAGGGTGAGATTCCGGGAAGCGATCTGGGCTTCTTCGCGCGGTTTGTGATTGGCCTGTGCAGCGAGGCAACGGTGCAGGAGCCGCCGGAGCTGGTGGCCGAGGTGAGGCGGACGCTTGCGGATATGCTGAAGAAGTATAGTTGA
- a CDS encoding VOC family protein: protein MKLQMNPYILVDGSAQEAIAFYQEALGAVVLFKQTMGEGPQNPDAPMTEQEKAQIAHAVLLAGETKFFVADYEPGMPRSRGNSINICLTVETAAEAQQLFNSLKAGGTVDIELAPAYYSPAYGMVTDKFGVCFQIFTMKGR, encoded by the coding sequence ATGAAACTGCAAATGAACCCTTATATTCTGGTGGACGGATCTGCCCAGGAGGCGATAGCTTTTTATCAGGAGGCGCTTGGCGCTGTGGTGCTGTTCAAGCAAACAATGGGCGAAGGCCCGCAGAACCCGGACGCCCCGATGACGGAGCAGGAGAAGGCACAGATTGCCCATGCGGTGCTGCTGGCGGGAGAGACGAAGTTTTTTGTGGCGGATTATGAGCCGGGTATGCCGCGCAGCCGGGGCAACAGCATCAACATTTGTCTCACGGTGGAGACCGCGGCTGAAGCACAGCAGTTATTCAACTCACTGAAGGCAGGCGGCACCGTCGACATCGAGCTGGCCCCGGCCTATTACAGTCCCGCTTACGGCATGGTGACCGATAAGTTCGGCGTATGCTTCCAGATCTTCACGATGAAGGGGCGGTGA
- a CDS encoding DNA-3-methyladenine glycosylase family protein: MNDLLFELPLPEDFDLGACLEYMNRSPLECLFRTDEAGVSRMFRIEGGPLLVRLSVSEDHKLSVTRLHGAIPGALEQEVLARYIVEWFDLDRDLAPFYRLAAADPLLGPLASEHRGLRIIGIPDLFEALCWAILGQQVNLAFAYRLKQRLTAEYGEALEWEGQNYYRFPGPEVFTEVQVEELCALQLTRSKAQTVLTVASLITSGELSREELLALPSPAAAEQRLLQIRGIGPWTSQYVRMRCLRDASSFPVGDVGLQNVIKFLTAMDRKPTPAELLELARPWQGWEAYATFYLWRALY; this comes from the coding sequence ATGAACGATTTGCTTTTTGAGCTGCCGCTGCCGGAGGACTTCGACCTGGGGGCCTGTCTGGAGTACATGAACCGCTCGCCGCTGGAATGCCTGTTCCGCACGGATGAGGCAGGCGTCAGCCGGATGTTCAGGATAGAGGGCGGCCCGCTGCTGGTGCGGCTCAGTGTGTCCGAGGATCACAAGCTGAGTGTAACCCGGCTGCATGGGGCGATACCCGGTGCACTGGAGCAGGAGGTGTTGGCCCGCTATATTGTGGAATGGTTTGATCTGGACCGTGACCTTGCCCCGTTCTACAGGCTGGCGGCAGCGGACCCGCTGCTCGGGCCGCTGGCCAGCGAGCACCGGGGGCTGCGGATCATCGGGATCCCTGATCTGTTCGAGGCGTTATGCTGGGCGATTCTGGGGCAGCAGGTGAATCTGGCTTTTGCCTACAGGCTGAAGCAGCGGCTGACCGCTGAATACGGGGAAGCGCTGGAATGGGAGGGGCAGAACTACTACCGGTTCCCTGGCCCTGAGGTGTTCACTGAGGTGCAGGTAGAGGAGTTATGCGCCTTGCAGCTAACCCGCAGCAAAGCACAGACAGTGCTTACCGTAGCCTCGCTGATCACAAGCGGGGAGCTAAGCCGGGAGGAGCTGCTGGCGCTTCCGTCTCCGGCCGCCGCTGAGCAGCGGCTGCTGCAGATCCGCGGGATCGGCCCGTGGACCTCGCAATACGTCCGTATGCGCTGCCTGCGCGATGCGTCCTCGTTCCCTGTAGGCGATGTCGGCCTGCAAAATGTAATCAAGTTCCTTACCGCCATGGACCGCAAGCCGACACCGGCGGAGCTGCTGGAGCTGGCCCGGCCCTGGCAAGGCTGGGAAGCATACGCCACCTTTTACTTGTGGCGGGCGTTATATTAG
- a CDS encoding methylated-DNA--[protein]-cysteine S-methyltransferase, with amino-acid sequence MNPSRNNSRSTNTITIYRHTLNPGNGEWTLWASDKGLIRVSFPQDEGQLPASWLKMYAPAHELMEDAGRFEQLGLITLLERYFAGEPVDFSSVQLDLWGTPFQQEVWRGLLTIPHGETASYKQLAERIGRPLAVRAVGAANGQNPVPVIVPCHRVIGANGTLTGFRGGLQMKQELLRLEGILNVKAAGHERFAF; translated from the coding sequence ATGAACCCAAGCCGGAATAACAGCCGGAGTACAAATACGATCACGATTTATCGTCATACCCTGAATCCCGGAAACGGGGAGTGGACCCTGTGGGCCAGCGATAAAGGCCTGATCCGCGTATCCTTCCCGCAGGACGAAGGGCAATTACCCGCCTCCTGGTTGAAAATGTATGCGCCTGCCCATGAGCTGATGGAGGATGCCGGAAGATTTGAGCAGCTTGGGTTGATCACGCTGCTGGAGCGGTATTTTGCCGGAGAGCCGGTAGATTTCAGTAGTGTTCAGCTGGATCTGTGGGGCACACCGTTTCAGCAGGAGGTGTGGCGGGGGCTGCTTACCATCCCGCATGGTGAGACGGCCAGCTACAAGCAATTGGCTGAGCGGATCGGCAGACCGTTGGCGGTTCGCGCTGTCGGTGCGGCCAACGGGCAGAACCCCGTGCCGGTCATTGTACCCTGCCACCGGGTGATTGGCGCGAACGGTACCTTAACCGGCTTCCGGGGCGGACTCCAGATGAAGCAGGAGCTGCTCCGGCTGGAGGGGATTCTGAATGTAAAGGCGGCTGGTCATGAACGATTTGCTTTTTGA
- a CDS encoding bifunctional transcriptional activator/DNA repair enzyme AdaA, with amino-acid sequence MDLQLFEHIYETVVRREPTYDGIYYTAVLTTHIVCRPSCRARTPKAANVVFYGSLQEAISAGFRPCKRCRPEEGGTLRPDAVLAAQADAIMDGRFGSKLTLKSMAEELKVSPFHLQRTYKRVTGLSPAARLDTLRAEEACRLLTQTAAGMAEVGGAVGFRTPSHFAAWFVKKTGLSPTEYRSKHNEGGNQHEPKPE; translated from the coding sequence ATGGACCTGCAATTGTTCGAGCATATCTATGAAACGGTGGTGCGGCGTGAGCCGACCTATGACGGGATCTACTATACGGCGGTGCTGACGACCCATATTGTCTGCCGTCCGTCCTGCCGGGCGAGAACGCCGAAGGCAGCGAATGTTGTATTCTATGGCTCCTTGCAGGAGGCTATATCGGCAGGCTTCCGTCCCTGCAAAAGATGCCGTCCTGAGGAAGGCGGCACCCTCCGTCCGGACGCAGTCCTGGCGGCGCAGGCGGACGCCATTATGGACGGACGGTTCGGCAGCAAGCTTACCTTGAAGTCGATGGCTGAAGAGCTGAAGGTCAGCCCGTTCCACCTGCAGCGCACCTATAAGCGGGTTACTGGCCTGTCACCTGCTGCCAGACTGGACACGTTGCGCGCAGAAGAAGCCTGCAGGCTGCTGACACAGACCGCAGCTGGGATGGCTGAAGTCGGCGGGGCTGTGGGGTTCCGTACGCCCTCTCATTTTGCCGCCTGGTTCGTGAAGAAGACGGGGCTGTCCCCTACAGAGTACCGCAGCAAGCATAACGAAGGAGGAAACCAACATGAACCCAAGCCGGAATAA
- a CDS encoding GNAT family N-acetyltransferase — MKLSDIRCERLSKKDSLAAAKLLSLDADTGPDLLQVLEEEPELFIAAYVGETLIALVQMEASAPQSHLNVFVAPQSRRQGIGRALMQVAEAQLQAGGTQKISTSVRSGVSSSLAFARSLSYTPYYSLIYMERTGGSFPQETASARLYRDEDFAAAHSLYATAFHEMRMRVGCFPDSVVAEPNEGRRNAWAADAQDRLVYELDGEIAAYSHIHGNEISSVSVRSDLQGRGIGRTFVKYLCGEIHQRGYTSVILSCVVGNEAIHLYNSLGFQETHRMEYMIKQDG, encoded by the coding sequence ATGAAACTATCAGACATCCGCTGCGAACGCCTAAGCAAGAAGGATTCTCTCGCAGCCGCAAAACTATTAAGCCTGGACGCGGATACTGGCCCTGACCTCCTGCAGGTGCTGGAAGAGGAGCCGGAGCTGTTTATCGCCGCTTATGTAGGTGAGACGCTTATTGCGTTAGTCCAAATGGAAGCGTCCGCACCCCAGTCTCATCTAAATGTATTCGTCGCCCCGCAATCTCGCCGACAAGGCATTGGCAGGGCGTTAATGCAGGTGGCAGAAGCTCAATTACAGGCAGGCGGGACCCAAAAGATCAGTACTTCTGTCCGGTCCGGGGTATCCTCTTCCCTTGCGTTTGCCCGCAGCCTTAGCTATACCCCATACTATTCACTTATTTATATGGAACGGACCGGAGGTTCTTTTCCTCAGGAAACGGCTTCTGCAAGATTGTATAGAGATGAGGACTTTGCGGCCGCCCATTCGCTGTATGCTACTGCTTTTCATGAAATGCGGATGCGTGTCGGCTGCTTTCCCGATTCTGTTGTTGCAGAGCCTAATGAAGGCAGACGAAATGCCTGGGCAGCGGATGCACAGGACCGGCTGGTCTATGAGCTTGACGGAGAAATTGCGGCTTACAGCCATATCCACGGGAATGAAATTAGCAGTGTTAGTGTACGTTCTGACCTTCAGGGACGCGGAATCGGACGAACCTTCGTGAAGTACTTGTGTGGTGAGATCCACCAGCGCGGCTATACAAGCGTTATCCTATCCTGCGTCGTTGGGAATGAAGCCATACATTTGTATAACAGCCTTGGATTTCAGGAAACGCATCGAATGGAGTATATGATAAAACAGGATGGTTGA